The window ttttctccCATGAGCAACCTGTGGTCCAGAGTGGGCGCAAGTGCTGATGCCCTGGTTGGCTcattccttcccagcatcaaagcAGCCATTGTGTAGCACCCAGATGGGTGATGGCCTACCTGTACTCGTCGAGGTCAGGGCTTCCCACCACCCCAGCCAAGAACTCAGCCAGCTGTTGTGATGGGCTTGGAAGAGCATTCACCATGCTCTTCTTTAAAGTCTATAACTTTACTACGGAACATGGGCAATATTTacaaggggtgggggaggtggggcctGGGTCCTCGGCCTTGCCCGGCTTCCAGCCTCACTGCCCTCTCCCCCTCCTGTCTTTATTCTCTTTGCAGCAGAAGACCCCCTGCTGCGCCCAGCCGGCCCACCATTATCCGCCCAGCCGAGCCATCTCTGCTCGACTAGGCTGCAGGGGTTGGGGGTCATGTTCTTGGGAGTCCTCGAGCAGGACCCTCGGTGCAGGAGCTTCGGTGGTCTAAGCCCACCTGCCGCCCCTGGCCCTCCCGTCCCCAGGCGGGACCAGGCTCCCTGCGGGCAGCCCCTGGCTCTTCCCTAACCCTGGCCCCCATCCCCGGCTGGACACAGCACTGAAAGGAGGGCCCCTGGAGCCCCAGAATGAGGGGTGCTGGGGTGTTGCACTTTGGGAGATGGGGTCTCAGGTACCAGAGGAGAGAGCTGCATCTTGAGTGCCATCTTGAAGGAGGGAGCCAGGctggtgtggggggtggggttcaCCCGGGGGGTCTCTGGCCAGGAAAGCCTGAGTGGACCAGGCCTAAGAAACGGCACCGCAGTGTCCATACCCCATAGGCCTTGCTCTGCTTCTCAGCAGCTGGGGCTCCCAGTGGCAAGCCAGGCCCCGCGGGCCCAGCACTACCTGCCCGCCTGCCCGAGTTGTACATATTCCTTCCTCGGCCGCATTAACTGCACGGCCCAGCCTCGGCTGCCAGAGGTGCCTTCACCAGGTCCGGAACACTCGGCCCCGGCCAACCTCTCTCCTCCCTGGGCgccccctttctcttcctgggtccccagggcagCCGGGGTTCGAGGCTGAATGGGATGGGGAAGCTTGGGAGGGCCTCTGGGTCCCCACCCGGGCCTCCCCCACGGGTCAGGCTCCGGGCGGCCTCTCCGTGAGCAAAGCTTCTCGCTCGCTCGGTTTGACCACTGTAAGTGCCTGCACTCTGTACCCTATTAATAAACTACAATAAAGGGAAGACGCTTCTGGTGGCTCGTGTGTGGGCCTTTTGTGTTGCCGTTCAGGCTTGGGGGGTGGCCTTGCCCCTGTCCCTCCCACCACGGGCCCCCACCCCCCATACCTCACTCACAGGGCGTCTGCTCTCAGGTAGGAGGGTTCACTTCTACTAGAGGGGAGAGCTTTTACTTTCCTAAACACCTCAGGAGCAGAAGCAAAtattccccctccccccatcccctcgtggttcccaggtggcactggtggtaaagaacctgcctgctaatgccagagacataagagagaccggttccatccctgggtcaggaagatcccctggaggagggcatggcaacccactccagtatccttgcctggagaatcccatggacagaggagcctggcaggctacattccatagggttgcaaagaatcaggcatgactgaagtgacttagcctgcacacacacaccccatccccACACACAAGATGCTTGGCTGGAGCCCCTAACACAGTGCTGATAACAGGCCAGGATGGGGACCTGGGACAGGTGTGCGAGTTACTGAAGGGAGAGGGTATCTTGGCCGCCCACCTTATACTGTGCCTCGGTCAGGCTCCTCCTCACCCCCACAGTCCTGAGGGCTTCCCCCTTCACCCTCTTGGGGGCACAGGCCTTCTGGCTTAGCCCGGGTCACAGTTAAACtttgctttctgattttttcTCTTGTGCCCAGGCGACCACCTCCATCAGCTCCTGCCCGGCCTTTCTTCTGAGCTTCGTGGGAGACCCCTCCCGCCCGTCCGGCTGCCCTCTTGGGGGCAGGACTGTCCTGGCTGGTGTCCCTGAGCCCCAATCACCAggcactgtaattttttttctgaccataatTTATTGACTCTGGTGCCCAGACCACCCTTTGTTCCAGGAGGCTCCCATGCAGGCTTGAGCTGGGCCATCCCTTGGCCCCATGTGGGGCCCCTGCACAAAGAGCAGGAGGGCCAGGTGGTCTTACAGACTCCGCTCCCCAAGTTCTGTAACCAGACCTCACACCCAGCCCACTCCCCGCTGGGCTGAGGGGCCAGGCCCCTTCCTGTCAATAAAAGTGACTGttctggcaagaacactgcagccaAGTCTTGTTCCCCCTGGCTCCTGGCACAGCAGGCCACCCCCAGTAGCAGCACAGGCCTTGGGTGGAGCCACAggagaaggcaggcaggcagaggatCCCGCAGCAGTCAGCCCCCTCCTATCGGGACCTGACTTGGAGGGCCAGTGGCAAGAGAACAAGGAGTTTGCTTCCTGGGCCTAGTCCGGCACTGCACAGGGCTGGTGCAGACTGGAAGACTCTGGCTAAGGCACGTTACCGTAGGGGACAGAGGCAGGGCCAGAAAACCCCAGGGTTGCCTTTGAACCCTGCAGTGCCCCCCATGCACCATTTCTAGGAAAACAGGTGCAGCCACTGAGCCATTCCTCCTGGAGGGACCCACACCTGCAAGCCAGCCGGTGCTCCCCACCCAGGCCCGAAAGGGTGGAGACACAGTGGGTGCCCCACCTTAGGGCTGGAACTACACAGCCTCCCCTTGTGTAGGAAACAATTGGAGAAGGATGCCCCTAAGTCTCACGTGCATGCGCCGTgctgcccctcctctcccctgtTCTTCCACGGCAACAGGCTACATAGGCACAGGCCGCTTGTCCTGAAAGAAGCGCTTGAGCGTGCAGACTTGCAGCACGGCCACCAGCAGCAGCACGGCCACATTCACGGCCGACCAGAAGTTGACCCGCTCCAGGTTGCCTTCTTGCAGGTTGCGGTCACGTGCCTCAAAGGCTCGCAGCAGAGTCAGCACTTGGATGCTGCGCTCCAGCCGGATCCTCATGGTCTCGATGGACTCCTGTGGCAGAGAGGGGAAAGGCAAGGATTTGTCCTGCAGGATGGGAGTGAGACTTCGTTTGTGGGGCAGAGAGCTGAGAGCACAGATTCGGTGGCCAGGCTGCCTGAGTCTCAAGCCCTCTGCCattcactggctgtgtgaccatgAACAAGTAaacaacctctctgggcctcagtttcctcctccgaATTAAACCTCAGGGTTGTAAGAAATGAATGCCCAATTAGGCATGAAGAGCATACTAACCAGTAATTAATAAAAAGCAGTAGGTGAAGCCAGATTGCTTGGGTTCAAATATTGGCTCTGttgctggctgtgtggccttaggAGAATTACTTAGCCATCCTGTTCATCAGTTTccccaactgtaaaatgggggatAATTAGAGCACACTCCCCAtatatagggggcttccctggtggctcagacggtaaagaatctgcctgcagtgtgggagaactgggttcgatccctggtgtggaagatcccctggagaagggaatggctacctaatccagtattcttccctacaTATACAGTGGAGACTTCATGAGTTATTCAAGCCCTTAGAAAATGGTTTATACCTAGAAATGTTCTACTGTTATTTGGTTGCGGGTACCAGTatgtagggggcttcccaggtggggctagtggtaaagaacctgcctgccagtgcaggagatgtaagagaagtgggttcgatccctgggtcaggaagatcccctggaggagggcacagtaacccactccagtattcttgcctggagaatcccatggacagaggagcctggtgggctacagtccacagggtcacaaagagttggatatgataggactgaagcaatttagcacgcagGCACCAATATGTAGGAAAGGTGGGGTCAGGCCCAGGCAGACCCCTGCCAAGGTGAGAGGGCAGGGAGCAATGCCAGAGATCTGGAAGGAGTGGCCCCAGCTCTCCTGGGCGCACCTTGATGTCCTCCATCTTGACTTCCAGAATCTCCTCAGGCTCCACAGCCTCTGCCCAGCCCTCGACCTCCTCCTCATCCTGCAGGCTGTCAAAGATGAGTTCAAAGAACACCAGCTTCTCCGAGATGGTGCTGAAGGAGTTGTCAAAGCACAGCTTGTAGTCCCCGGCCTCCGTGGGCTCCACCCTGGGCATACAGACACACATGACCCTGAGTGGCCGACCGGCTGGACTTTTCGAGGCAGGCAGGGTGGTAACCCGAGGCCGCCGGCAAGGGGCAGGGCTGTAACTGAATCCAGACAGCCAGCGGGACTTAACTCACGTGTGCACACCGTCTGCCTTGCGGGACTCGCTGACCAGCAGCACTCCCTGAGGGCTCTCCAGACTGAAATCCACGTCCAGCCCAGCACCTCCGATCACCTGGGGGGCAGGTAAGAGCAGGATAGAGGACTAGGCCTAAGCCAAAGGCACCTTCCAGAGAACGTCAGGGCTGGACCGACCCGCGTAGACCCATACCGACCACCACCCAGAGGTCTACCTGAGTTCTGACACCTACACCTTCAAGCCAGTCTTGCCCCACTCCCGTCCCTCTGGCGCGCCCCTTGCCTCGGCTCCGCCCCTGAGTTGATGCCCTCTTTTAAACGGCCACGCCCCCCCTAGAGATCGCGTCCCGACTTGGCCATACCCCAAATGAGACGACGGAGCCCAGCCTTCTTTACTTAGCCCAACCTCCGAGAAATTATCAGATTGACCACACCTTTTTTGTACTGCATCCTGGTcttccctcccaactccctcaaTCGATCCAATCCTTTTGACCACGCCCACTCGCGACGGTCCTGCCTTCTGACAGGCTCCCTCGTTCTCCCGATGGCCCCGCCTCCCCGCTGCCCCACTCTAGCCCCGCCTTCTATTCCCACCCCTTCCGCTCCCACGCGCTGTCCCCGCCCCTCAGGCTCCCTCTCCCTGGCTCCGCCCTCGTGCGCCTACGCTAgggctcttcctccttcccttcttcaaTGTATGCAAAGCATGCTCTGGTTTGGCCACGCCCCGTCTCCGTGCCTCAGCTCGCTCCCCAACCCGGGACCCTGTACCTGGTACTCAGTCTCAAGGCTTGCGTTGGCCGGCGCGGACTGATAGAAACACTGCTTCCGCCCCGCAGGCAGCAGGAACGTGAACTCGCCGTCCTGGATCGGCGGGGGCCCTGCCCCTCCCACGCCCACTGGCGGCAGTAGTAGCCACAGGGCCAAGCCTAAGGCCGTGCCGGCCGCCATCATCCGGGTCACTCTCTGGTCTGCTAACCGGTTGCGGTTCCTTTAAGGAATAGCTCTGTCCACTATGCTATTCGGCGGAGTTCATTGGCAGCCGCTTCTGTCCGTTATCCGAAGCCCGCGGAACCAGGAGTGAAGGACCCCCCGAGAGCCTAGCTGCCTGAATGAATGCCTGATGCGCCTGAAAACACTCGATCTTCTACAGATTTTTCTTTGTAAAGCCTCTTTTCTAGCCTCAGTAACTGTGgggaaaattacaaaaataaaaccacgATGGTACATCCTCTTCAGGCAAAAGTTAAGACAACTGTGGTGGAGGCAGCTAGGTCCTGCGGTTTTCCCAAAGTACCCCGCGCGTGACTACTGTTGTTCGAATCCGTCTGGGTGGTGTCGAAAATAGAAGCAGGGCGTGTGCCTGCACGCGACCCGTAGGGCTCGTGTATAAAAAAGCTCAGCTAGGGTGGGTGGAGACTTCTATTAACGTGGGTTCTAGCCGGTCTCTGGTCCTAGAGCTTGGCCTCAGGTCCGATGCCTAATGTTTCATTCCTTGGCGCCTTAGAACCGTCGCTTTATCAGTCTCCTTGTTTCTAAATCGGAGGTGATGATAATTGAGATGAGGCCTGGCCCATAGTGAGCTCCCTGCATTTTTTACATATTGTTTGCTCGGGAGCCTGGCCTCACCCTGCTCGCGAAGGGTATCAAACTCGACAGCCCAGGTGCTTAGCGTCAGCAGAGAAAAGCAGAGTGTGGGCTTTCAAGGCAGATTGCCTAGTTCAAACCATGCCCCATGCTTTACTTGAGGCATCACACTGCTGGGCCTCACGGGATGATCTAGTCCTTGACTGGgctattgtgaagattaagtaaGATGATGTTTATTTAGTGCTTGGTGCATCCATAGGCCCTCAGTAAACATTAATTTATATTCCACGTTTATCGCCTTGCTTTGGGCCTACCGCCAATTAATCTCTCATTCTGGTTTAGAGAATTTGGAGGCAACCTAAGCAAACAGATAAGAAAGATGTCATTGGAGAATCGGACTGTGGAAATTCCATCCAAACATAAGAAAAAATGTTCAGATTGGCAGTGTTGAGTTGTTCAAGATAGCCTGAAAAGGTTGGCAGGTGGTGACAATTATGCTTTGAACACAGCTTGTGGCTGTCAACTACACATTTGGAGAGCTTGGGGAAGTAACACTTTGTAATGTCAAAGTTTATGTATGGTCATGGTTGGTATTCCTTTtgcaggaggagggcagggggcacTGCAAGGTATGTGGGTGTTCCTTACTGTTCCAAGTTTTTCTGCCATTCAGAGTTACtacttgaacatttggaagtagTTGTGGAGAATGGGTGATAAATTTTTGTTAAGGATTCTTTTTTAACAAGGGGAAACTCACATTAAAAAGAACCATTTTAAGTAAACaactcagtggcatttagtatatTCATAATATTGTGCAACCATTACTTCTACTcacttccaaaacattttcatcaggAAGGAATCCCTGTACCCATCTAGCAATTATTCCTCATTCTTTCCTCACCCCAGTCTGGTGATCAATCTGCCTCCATGGGTTTGctaattctggatatttcatgtaaatgggaTGTTTGACCATTAGTGTCTGGCTTGTTtttcttagcataatgtttttaaggtttatCATCATatcactatttctttttttacagctgagtagtattccattccaTCTATTGGATGcttgggttgtttccaaatttggctattgtgaatagtgcctCTAGGAACCtgtttgtatatgtatttgtttgaGTATCTGCCTTCAGTTCTCTGGGGGTATATACCTGGGAGTGAagctgctgggtcatatggtaattctatgctTAACTGTTTGAAAAACTGCTAAACTTTCCCACAGTAAAGTTgcacaattttacattcccaccaaccatgGACGAGGGTCCCATCCCAATTTTcctacatcctcatcaacatttgttatattccattttaatgttagtatattcCTTCTGATgtatgtgaagtggtatctcatagtagcttgtttgtttgtttcctttctgagGATGAGTCCATTTTATTGAGGGGCATCAAGGGAAGGTCTTAGGACTGGGAGGACAATGAGATCTAACATCCTTCTCCTAGCTGGGATCTCCTCAATTTTACAGTCGCTGAAAGCTCAGTGGCTAggtaggtttgttttgttttgttttgtcatgccacatggcttgcaggatctcagttccctgaccacaggatctcagttccctgaaccCTGGCCACAACagggaaagcccagaatcctaaccactaggtcaCCAGGGAACTTCTAAAagctcatagtggttttgatttgcattttcttaatgatattgagcatcctttcatgtgcttattggtcacttgtgtatcttctttggaaaaatatctgttcatGTCTTTCGTCCATTTAAAACTTGGATGTTGTTATTGTCGAGttataatattcatatattatggaatgaaaaaggaagaaaggaaaacagtgaaaaacCTCTCCTGC is drawn from Bos mutus isolate GX-2022 chromosome 7, NWIPB_WYAK_1.1, whole genome shotgun sequence and contains these coding sequences:
- the TMED1 gene encoding transmembrane emp24 domain-containing protein 1 — translated: MMAAGTALGLALWLLLPPVGVGGAGPPPIQDGEFTFLLPAGRKQCFYQSAPANASLETEYQVIGGAGLDVDFSLESPQGVLLVSESRKADGVHTVEPTEAGDYKLCFDNSFSTISEKLVFFELIFDSLQDEEEVEGWAEAVEPEEILEVKMEDIKESIETMRIRLERSIQVLTLLRAFEARDRNLQEGNLERVNFWSAVNVAVLLLVAVLQVCTLKRFFQDKRPVPM